In Capillimicrobium parvum, a genomic segment contains:
- a CDS encoding glycosyltransferase family 2 protein, with protein sequence MPPRPPIVLIAARDEADRLPATLAALREAFPGARVVVADDGSTDATARVARDAGAEVVRSSRSAGKGAAASRAAQAVLDVTAAPDPPLVLLCDADLGQSAARLAGLLDAVARGEGDLAVAVFARRVGGGFGLAVGAARWAIRRAAGLELAAPLSGQRAMRGEVLACVTPFAPGFGMEVGMTIDAARAGFRVVEVPLELEHRATGRTWRGFAHRGRQLRDLLAAWWARR encoded by the coding sequence ATGCCGCCGCGACCGCCCATCGTCCTCATCGCCGCGCGTGACGAGGCCGACCGCCTGCCGGCGACGCTCGCGGCGCTGCGGGAGGCCTTTCCGGGCGCGCGCGTGGTGGTGGCCGACGACGGCTCGACGGATGCGACGGCGCGGGTGGCGCGCGACGCCGGCGCCGAGGTGGTGCGCAGCTCGCGGTCGGCGGGCAAGGGCGCGGCGGCGTCGCGCGCGGCGCAGGCGGTGCTCGACGTCACCGCGGCCCCCGATCCGCCGCTCGTGCTGCTGTGCGACGCCGACCTGGGTCAGAGCGCCGCGCGGCTGGCCGGCCTGCTCGATGCGGTCGCGCGCGGCGAGGGCGACCTCGCGGTCGCCGTGTTCGCCCGCCGGGTGGGCGGCGGGTTCGGGCTCGCGGTCGGGGCGGCGCGGTGGGCGATCCGGCGCGCCGCCGGGCTCGAGCTCGCGGCGCCGCTGTCGGGCCAGCGGGCGATGCGCGGCGAGGTGCTCGCCTGCGTCACGCCGTTCGCGCCGGGGTTCGGGATGGAGGTCGGCATGACGATCGACGCGGCCCGCGCGGGCTTCCGGGTCGTCGAGGTGCCGCTGGAGCTCGAGCACCGGGCGACCGGGCGGACGTGGCGCGGGTTCGCGCATCGGGGCCGCCAGCTGCGCGACCTGCTGGCCGCGTGGTGGGCGCGGCGCTGA
- a CDS encoding biotin/lipoyl-binding carrier protein — MPEVEAHITGTVWKIECRIGDDVAEGDTVVILESMKMEMPVEAEDAGTVKEILCEEGQAVSEGDTLVVLA; from the coding sequence TTGCCCGAGGTCGAGGCCCACATCACGGGCACCGTGTGGAAGATCGAGTGCCGGATCGGCGACGACGTCGCCGAGGGCGACACGGTCGTCATCCTCGAGTCGATGAAGATGGAGATGCCGGTCGAGGCCGAGGACGCCGGCACAGTCAAGGAGATCCTCTGCGAGGAGGGCCAGGCGGTCAGCGAAGGCGACACCCTCGTCGTCCTCGCCTAG
- a CDS encoding enoyl-CoA hydratase/isomerase family protein encodes MPGEVLVDEPADGVVRLTISNPEKRNALDHAILDRLAELLRTLDAPAVVLTGTHGMFSSGYDIGDLSIDSVGAATSDVFAVEAEKLVAHPFAAAIQALEAYPYATVAALSGHTIGGGLELALSCDLRVAHDGILLGMPPAKLGLVYSHTGLRKFLDAIGEPRTRELFLLGRNVDAATALRWGLVNRVVGESELQETALDLAEELAGNAPLSISGNKRVIRELLRARGALDPDVERELLALREACFRSEDLKEGVRAFGEKRPARWRNR; translated from the coding sequence ATGCCCGGCGAGGTCCTCGTCGACGAACCCGCCGACGGGGTCGTCCGGCTCACCATCTCCAACCCCGAGAAGCGCAACGCGCTCGACCACGCGATCCTCGACCGTCTGGCCGAGCTCCTGCGCACGCTCGACGCCCCCGCGGTCGTGCTGACCGGCACGCACGGGATGTTCTCGTCGGGCTACGACATCGGCGATCTCTCCATCGACTCCGTCGGCGCAGCCACGTCCGACGTCTTCGCCGTCGAGGCGGAGAAGCTCGTCGCCCATCCCTTCGCAGCGGCGATCCAGGCGCTCGAGGCCTACCCCTACGCGACGGTCGCCGCGCTGTCGGGCCACACCATCGGCGGCGGGCTCGAGCTCGCCCTGTCCTGCGACCTGCGCGTCGCCCACGACGGCATCCTGCTGGGCATGCCGCCCGCGAAGCTCGGGCTCGTCTACTCGCACACGGGGCTGCGTAAGTTCCTCGACGCGATCGGCGAGCCGCGCACCCGCGAGCTCTTCCTCCTCGGCCGCAACGTGGACGCCGCCACCGCGCTGCGCTGGGGACTGGTCAATCGCGTCGTCGGGGAGTCCGAGCTCCAGGAGACCGCGCTCGACCTCGCCGAGGAGCTGGCCGGCAACGCCCCGCTGTCGATCAGCGGCAACAAGCGCGTCATCCGCGAGCTGCTGCGCGCCCGCGGCGCGCTGGATCCCGACGTCGAGCGCGAGCTGCTCGCGCTGCGCGAGGCGTGCTTTCGCTCCGAGGACCTCAAGGAAGGGGTCCGCGCGTTCGGCGAGAAGCGGCCGGCGCGCTGGCGCAATCGGTAG
- a CDS encoding CoA-binding protein codes for MASFVNTDAGQVLDRYSRWAVVGWSPDPSRDSHRIAALLERLGKDVIRVNPNAPGDVAVEDLAAAGPVDVVDIFRRSDQAGAHVDEAIALGAKAVWLQLGVVDVAAAERARAAGLDVVMDDCPAMAVGRRRAADPSGRGTGRS; via the coding sequence ATGGCGAGCTTCGTGAACACCGACGCCGGACAGGTGCTCGACCGCTACAGCCGCTGGGCGGTCGTGGGCTGGTCGCCGGACCCGTCGCGCGACTCGCACCGCATCGCGGCGCTGCTCGAGCGCCTCGGCAAGGACGTGATCCGCGTCAATCCGAACGCGCCCGGCGACGTCGCCGTCGAGGATCTGGCCGCGGCCGGCCCGGTCGACGTGGTCGACATCTTCCGGCGCTCCGACCAGGCGGGCGCGCACGTCGACGAGGCGATCGCGCTCGGCGCCAAGGCGGTGTGGTTGCAGCTCGGCGTGGTCGACGTGGCGGCGGCCGAGCGGGCGCGCGCGGCGGGTCTCGACGTCGTGATGGACGACTGCCCGGCGATGGCCGTCGGTCGTCGCCGCGCCGCCGACCCGTCGGGACGGGGAACGGGCCGCTCGTGA